acaaatttgaaggttttggagcaaaatatgaaggctttggggcaaaaaaaaattcactggggacaaaatcgaaaaattcaaaaattttatactgaaaattgcaaatccactcgcGGATGCCCCCCTTGTCCCTACCTATTTCCGCCACTgaatagtaattgtaataataatggtaatggcaTTTTACCACCTTGTTAATAAACGATGGGGTGGGAATGTGATATGTTTGTGCGTTGCTGCTGAAAAATTTTTTTAGAGAGTTTAAGTCGTAAAAATTGCTTAATCACGTGACAAGGGGGAGTAAAGGAAATGGATGGTCATGATTGAGTGTTTATTAGATAATGGATGGCTAGAATGATGGTTTTAACTTGAATTGTCACCTTATTTTGGCTTTATTTTAAGTGAAGTAGAAATAACATTTATTAAGTTAGTCCGTTACTTCATCCGTTccgatttaataattattagtccCTAGATAAAAGATACACATATTAAGAAATGTAATTATCACATTGTACTTTGTGTTAGGTGTTAACTCTGCAGCTTTTCTCAtgactttttacatatatttttttagATTCACAAAGTAAAGGTATAAAATAACtttacattattatttttatctatttataaaaACATTAAAACAATCTAAATAAAAATATTATACTACTCCGTATTAAATTAGGAGGGAGTGAGTATAAAAAATCGTTTGATAATATAACTATGTTGCCATTGTGTATAAACTTAGCCACGATAACAGTAGACGGGAAAAAAAATGTTAACTCATACTGATGTGAGTATATGAAGAGAAAAAACATTATAGTGTTGTAGTAACTAGTAAACTACCACTGACATAAGTCAATCGCTTTCATTTAGACCATTTTCAATCCTCACGGTGATATTACAGGCAGATTCGCTAAAAAGTACAGAAAAAGTGCAAACTGACTGTGAATAGGCATGTGTCagttttttgtgtcaaatattgagTAGGGTAATGTGGTAAAATCTAATTGAAAATGGGGTggaaaaaattaattaataataataaatatatattaattaaaattaaaaattatgtgATTGGATGAGGGAGGAACTCACGGATGAAAAAAGCTCATCACCCCCATGACTAACGAAATTTGGAGGAACTAACTGACGCCCCGTTAGGGGCCGTCAGATTTCGCCAGATGTTGCCAACTAGGACTGACGGAGCATAGAAACGTCTGGTTAGAGGTGGTCTTATATCTAATGTGCGTTAGTATATTGAGAATTTTATCAAATTTATGTATTGGAGGATTATGTATTATAGATATGCACAAGTTTAGTAAATTATAGGAAAAGAGTGATGGATTGTGATATAATGAGGAAAATCAAACATCTTTGTAAATTATTCACGTCAATCTTTAAATTTTGGTGCTAAAAGATAAACGGAATTTAAATGGCAGCTCAAACTACTCCGTATGGACTTGAAGTTTTTAATGAGGTTGTCACACTTTGACATATAGATGGAGTTGTCTTATTGTCTTATATTGGGATACTGGGATATCGGGATATGGTGTCACTATATGGTGGTAATGTTGCTAATTTAAAATGTACGACTATAATAAATGTGTAAACAGGGACCGCTAAGTTAACGGGCGCTTTAGTTATTTTaggaagtaaagagattatacataCATTTCGACGGAGATTATGATGTAATTAGGATTAGGCAAAGGATCAATTGTGTCAACCCACTATCTTCAGAAGCTAAatgattaataatttaatattactaCAGTAATAGATGTCAAAAATAGCTTTAAGTCATTAGAAGAGCATGTATGAGTACAAGTAGCACCTAACTTCCATTCGAACACCATGAGGTCCTTTTTGAAAGTAATGCTTTCAAAGCATCCTATCTTCGAAGGTATAACTGTCTATATCTTACCTCACCGTACATCGTAGCCTCAACTGATTTGTTGTTATTCGAATCTTCAATCTCTACCCGTCTTCAAATTGCTACAAATCTTCTACCCCATTACACCATTAACCAAACCAAGACCAGAAACTTTCACAAGCATATTACTAACAATTGATATTTTACATTGACACAAATTAGTCGACTTTGACATTGGAGCGCTGAAAAAACAGTCATCCACTACCAAACTCCCAAACAGACAACACTCAAAAGAACCACCATTGACCATTCCAATCATACCCCAGATAACCAAATCACAGCAACTATTCTTACACATAAGTGACCAAAAACAGCTATAGTGGTCAAACAGGACAAGTCAAAAGATTTCTATAAAAGACATACCTAGTGCATCAAGTCCCGTATTTTGCCACAAGGATATTAACAATATACTTTTTTCATCCATAAAGTTTTCAGGTTCCATCAAGCATATAGGACCAATTGCATCCTCACAATATACAAAGATTGACTTAGAACAGTCAACAAACTGCTGCAGCAGAATAATGTAGGAACAGCAGATGACCAAATTATTTTATCCACATTCCAATGAAATTGAAAACAGCCATCATTTGAAATGCTAAAAACATCAAAACCACCACAATTAGTCCCGTCAAACCATACCATACTATGCCAGATCATTGATAACAAAAGAACTATTAATTAGGTTTATACCGAACATCCAAATGCTAGCAGCTAACCCATAATATAAACGCATGTTTGACCAAATGTATATCATTCCAAGCAGTACTTACACTATAATCAGTTAGTCTGTAGAACCCATCATCCATTTCATCACATCCATACAACCCTCTTTCAACACGGAGGAGATAATAAAGCCATACTTTTCAATCAATTAAACGAGCCAAATCAAAGTATCATACTTATAAAAATCACTCCACTTACGGTTCATATTCAACCTTGATTATTGCATCTAGAAGTTTGAAATTAAAGATCTTAAGGACCAGCAGGATACCAATAATAATCAAAAAAGAACGAGGTGGCATACAAATCACCCGCAATTGCACTGAATAATTCAATTCTAACTCTCTCGTATTAATAAAAATATCTTACATCAACATGATGTGTGCAAACCGGTCTCAACATCCCAAAAACATATGGGTCAAATTGGGGTAACTTAAAAAACTTTTGTAAAATTACCGTTTTAAATCAGTAACAACATAAAATGATACGGAGTATACATGTATTCAAAGATTTAAAGAACAGACACATCCTACACAAATGTTAATATGAGCATTACTTAAACACAAATCAGatataaactaaaattaaaatcacaataaaacacaAAACATCACATCTTCATTAACGAAAAGTTAACCGGTACATCACAAAATAACTAACACAGAAACAGATTTACATCAAATCTTAAACAAGCCCTAACCACTAGTAAACTTGGTAACAGCCTTAGTACCCTCAGAAACAGCATGTTTAGCAAGTTCACCAGGAAGAACAAGTCTAACAGCAGTCTGAATCTCACGTGACGAAAGCGTGTGCTTCTTGTTGTACCTTCCAAGCCTAGAAGCTTCCTGAGCAAGCTTCTCGAAAATATCATTGATAAAAGAGTTCATAATCCCCATTGCCTTACCTGAAATACCAATATCTGGATGAACTTGCTTCAACACCTTGAAGATATAAATCTTGTATGTCTCCACTGATTTCTTGTGCCTCTTCTTCTTCTTATCGGCTGATGCGGCGTCCTTTGGGATCTTCTTCTCGGCCTTTGGTTTCTTCTCTGCTGGTGTCTTCTCTGCTGCTGGTGTCTTCTCTGCTACTGGTTTCTTCCCGGCTCCTGCTTTTGGTGCCATTGTGTTTAAACTTCGATTTTGTGTGAGTGTTTTGATTTGATGCTAAAAAGAGGGGAGATGTTGTAGTTGTGGGTTTAGGTGAGGTTGGTGGGGATGTATTTATAGGGTTTTGTGAGAAGTGATAGGATTGGTTGGATTTGGGTGATGCGGATTGTGATCTGTGGCCGTTGGATTTTGAGGTGGGATTTAACGGTGGATTGAGATGGTTTTTAAATTTTCTAAAAGTGGGGGTAGATTTTTGGCGGTGAGATGAAAATATTGAAAATTTTGAGATGATGATTATACGGAGTAGTTTATTTTcacgataaaactttaatttttataCTAACTAATACACTTAAGTCTTAACATTTTTAACAccgataaataaataaaataagttgTTGTTTCTTTTTCACTAGATTTTATTATTATGTCAAAACCATCCTCATGCCCGAACCCGAATAATAATCTTAAACTATCCTTATACCTTGTCttaggtacggtcgaccgcatagccaACCGTGAACTGAAttgacacggtcgaggtacggtcgaccgcatagtcaaccgtgaactgaattgcaacgcagttttgaaAACAAGTTGTAcgatcgccaccacggtcaaccgcagtgcgaccgcagtttcttctgtcaccatttttgaccaaataaagtttgactagttcccgacatctataattcatgaaaactttctcaacatgcttagaatatatgccttctccatactcaattgagttttggtcataaaaacactaattgtgattaattacgcctaatgacatcttaatgacaaattaaccaagattaggcataacacataagtgttagtcaacaacttgtgatcttaattcttatctagatatccttagtatgatcatcaagtaccaacacacttaagtcaatatcactagaacaataattgc
This genomic window from Rutidosis leptorrhynchoides isolate AG116_Rl617_1_P2 chromosome 2, CSIRO_AGI_Rlap_v1, whole genome shotgun sequence contains:
- the LOC139893665 gene encoding histone H2B-like, with translation MAPKAGAGKKPVAEKTPAAEKTPAEKKPKAEKKIPKDAASADKKKKRHKKSVETYKIYIFKVLKQVHPDIGISGKAMGIMNSFINDIFEKLAQEASRLGRYNKKHTLSSREIQTAVRLVLPGELAKHAVSEGTKAVTKFTSG